AACTCAGACAGCTTTGGCTGCAACATCACTTCTATATTGCCACCACTTCCCTTGATAAGATAGCACGTGACCGGGAAAAGCTGGTCCGCCAATGTGTCGGAAAACTGGCCATTGGGCACCCAGCAGTTATCGATAAGGAACGAGATGATGTGAAggatgttggtgataatCTGGTCTGAGAGAACCGATTGTTTTAGCAAATTCGACAATGGGAAGAACACATAGTCGGCGAAATTTGGAGCAAGAGTATAAGCATTACCACCACGCGTGTGGacgtgtttgtggtggtaGAGCGTTTCCTGGAGTTGGGAAAGCGTGGATAATAGCTTATGTGATTGTGGATCAAACGAAGCTGCGGGCGCGAGACTCATAGCAGAAAGTGCCACACAAATGGATTTCACCTCGTGGAAAAGCGACGAGGATAGTAGTCGTGTGGTGTCTGGTTGGAGTGGGGGCAACAGCGGTACACCCAGGCGGCTTTGGTGGTTGGAAgccatttttggtgatagtGGAGGACTGAGAAATACAGCGGCGCGCAGAAACTCTGGTCCCGGTCTGTTCGCGCGCAGTTATGTGAAAAATTCTcaactgaaaaatttttaCTTCAAAACCTCCTAACACATATACCATAAGTATGTTGACACCAATGAAAGGTCCTTACGAatgagtttcttcaatcaagCCCgacttcaaaatcttccGGTCTTGGAATGGCTAGTCCTGAGCAGCCAGTCGCAGCTTAGTCTGTTGCGACCGGCACCTCCACGACAAGTTGTTACGAGGAGTTTACATTTCAACAACGTAAACGTCCCCCGAGACCCAGATACCTGGCTGCCGCTTCGACCCACCGCCCCGTGTGGTACCACTCATGAATCCGTACTTTGTACGGACACTCATGAGGacttttgatgaagaaaatcatGTTACTAACCCTATCAGAATGACCAGAACTTCTGTTTTAGCCGACGCCTTAaatgccatcaacaacGCTGAAAAAACCGGAAAGCGTCAGGTGTTGATCAGACCCTCCTCCAAAGTCATTGTCAAATTCTTGACGGTGATGCAAAAACACGGTATGTAACCATTAATTGAGTCAAAGACCTACCTAAAACCGGATTGATAACTGGATGGTTTGATCGGTGTTCAGTCCCTTTCTGTCTTTTAAGTATTCGGGATATCAACGTCAAGGAACTCTTCTTACACGGTGTGTGGCCAACTCCACCCGCAGACCGTTTATTTTCCTTCGACAGTCTTTGCACAAATAACTCAACAAACTTACTAACATTTGATAGGATACATTGGAGAATTCGAATACATTGACGACCACAGATCCGGAAAGATCGTGGTGCAGTTGAATGGGAGATTGAACAAGTGTGGTGTGATCAATCCTAGATTTAACGTGAAGATTGGAGACA
The window above is part of the Yamadazyma tenuis chromosome 4, complete sequence genome. Proteins encoded here:
- the RPS22_2 gene encoding 40S ribosomal protein uS8 (EggNog:ENOG503P2XK; COG:J): MTRTSVLADALNAINNAEKTGKRQVLIRPSSKVIVKFLTVMQKHGYIGEFEYIDDHRSGKIVVQLNGRLNKCGVINPRFNVKIGDIERWTDNLLPARQFGYVILTTSAGIMDHEEARRKHVSGKILGFVY